The sequence below is a genomic window from Chiroxiphia lanceolata isolate bChiLan1 chromosome 8, bChiLan1.pri, whole genome shotgun sequence.
CCATTGTCATGGAGTGCTCTAACCTAATGAAAGAGCACTGATTCCAGGAGTTCAGTAGTTACAGCTCACTAATAAGAAAGCACcagtaaattaaaacaaacaaatcaaactgAGGTACAATCACTGCCTAGGTACAGACAAGGGCAGAAGTTGTCAAACACACTTGTCAGTTCTGGCCTATTCACACATCAAAACACCTGGATTCACACCCAAATTGCAATACCTGAGCTGAGCTTTGTGACACTGCCAACTGTCACATTCAGAAGCCAGTCTGGTTCAGAGGGTGAATGGCATCAGCCCAACCACAACCACCACAGGCCAGCGAGCTTTAAAACTATGCTTTTGACTCTCCTTTCACCTATTGAAACATATTTTCCCTTGGAAACAAGAGTCCCTTCATCCTCCTGCATTCCCCCAGTGCCCGGTGCAGTGACAGAGCTCCCTGGCAAACTGACATATCCAGCTCAGCAGCCTGAGGAAGGTCAGGACACGATCCAATGGCTCAAGGGAAGAGCTCAGGAAAAACGCAGCCTCCTACTTACGGGGTTTCTTGGCTTGCTTAGGCTGGGAGTCCCCTCCCTGTTTCCCATCTGAGGGACGTTTCTTTCCCTGATGCTTGTTCAAGTCAAAGAAAAACTGACGAGCTGGTTCTTCCTGtacaggaaatgaaaagcaaagcccGTTAGATCTGCATCCCAGAGAGTGACAGTACATCCAGGAATAAGATTTTTCCTGCAGAGGTGTGAACCACCTTTGAAAAGCATcaacatcacagaatcaccaaGGTTGGAAAAcccctccaagaccatcaagtccacCCTGtgactgacccccaccttgtaaaccagaccagagcactaaatgccacatccagttgcTCCTTGAACTCCTCCAGGGATAGGaactctaccacctccctgggcagccccttccaatgcctgaccaccctttctgtgaagaaatgcCTCCTGTACATCCTGGAACAGAATGAACTGAGCTTCCCAAGTAATGCAGCAGACTTGACACCCTGTCCTGTAGCTACAGGCCCTACTAAAAAAATcttgtccccatctttctgaTGGCTGAAGATTTTAAGACTGAAAGGCCactccccagagccttctcttctccaggctgaacaaccccagctttcccagcctggctacagggcagaggtgctccagcccttgaagcatctccatggcctcctctggacccactccagcagctccacgttCTCGTTACGCTGGgggacccagagctggaggcagcactgcaggtggggtctcagcagagcagagaagaggtGCAGCATtacctgccctgccctggccacgctgtgggatgagcccaggacacgGCTGGTTTAAGAAGGGGCACACCAACCACCTCCCACTCACACGAGGAGGGGCCCAGGGCAGTACCTCTGCTCTGGCCTTGGCAGCCTCCTTGCGCAGTTTCCGGTAGGGATTTTCGGTGACGTCCTGCGGCTGCTTCACCAGCTCCACAGGGTCCATGGAGCTCATGGGCACGATGCTGAAGGCATAGAGGTACTGCAACAAGCACAGGGGGCTCAGAGGCAAGGACTGCACCTCTGAAGGGATCACATACCAGCACAACTCAGCACATCAGGGCATGGAAAAACACCCCCCCGTGCCAGGGTCCCACCCAGTGCAACCAGGAGTTTATGGAGCGCTCCCAAGGCGCTGCTTTCACTTTAAGGAAAGATCTCTTTGAAAAGCACCAGTGTATCCTACTTGATGGAGACACAACCTTGATCCTTGCCCGTTTCCAGGCCTTCTTTCTGCCCAgaaccttttctgttttcagttactCACTGTGAGCAGCACACACCATGCTGTGGGGATTTACTCCCTGACTACTCATTCGGAGTATCCCTCAGCCTCAGGAATGGGAGAGTCTTCTCCTCTGTGTTGCTTATTAGGGATTTTATTTGAGTTTACTTTTATGCTGAATGTATTAATTACTAGAGGAATGAGAATGAGAGAGAGGGACTGCCAAAGGACAAAATACCAGTATGTTTGGAACACCAGAGAATTCCTTGTCTGCAGGACAGCAGCCGAGTGAACTTCACCACTGTGGCCAGAATTTCTTAACTCTGGACCCTGCAAGTTTTTAACCACTACCACTACCTGTCCTTTTGCACCAATATTTGGTAACTTTAATAAGGGGACAAGagaaacaggttaaaaaaaaaacaaaccaaacagccccttcccatcccagaaatcagttattttcagtgatttgtGCCTGCAGCCCTCACCCTTCTGACATAACAGGCTAATGGTACCTATTACTCAAGTGAGACAGATACCTCCACTTCAGCCAAGCTTTTAAGTCCTGACGCTGTCCTTTAGCTGGTCAAAGCTGGGTTTACTGCCCCACAACTGTACttgacaaaagaagaaagattcGAGGCTGTCAGTACCTTTTTCTTGCTTGTATTGCCAACATCAGCAAGTGCAATGAACCTGGTCACGTGCTGTGGGGTCTCCTGTAGCACTGTGTGATTTCtgtaaggaaggaaaacatggcTCTACAGGTACATGAAGCATTGAAAAGATACTCAGACAGCACATCAGCCCTCCTGtgttctttcaaaacagaactCTTACTAGAAAACAAAGGAGATTTCACAAGATCTTACAAACCTGTAAGGAAGTCTTTCGTAATAGGCCTTCTCCAGGGCAGCAAAATGGTACCTTGGTTTGAGACTTGCAGCCAGATCTGACACCAACTTGGAGCCACATTTCTTGGTATCTATTTCTCCCTGCACAATACAAGCCAAGTTTTATTTAAACCTGTCAGAGTGCAGcgaaaagaaacagttttataCAGAACTACATGGTGGATGTGTAGTACAGTGGTTGCCATTCCCTggaagtgggggaaaaaagcccagaGGGTTTGATCTTTTATTGCCAACCAGAGCCTGCTCATTTATTCCACTCTGTGTATTCAGTTTGCATCCACTTGTTTCATCAATCCAAGTTTGTCAGGATCTCAGTGCATAAGGGAATCTTATAAGATATACATATATCATCTTACAAGATAATGCATAAGACCAAGATCAGGGAAGGTTCTTAATGCTGTTACACTGAGCATCTTTTTGGACTTTGGAAAAAACTGAGAGCAAACAATGTCCTCTTGCCACGTGTGCAGCCTTGCTCTCCAGGAAGGACTGAGATCATCTGAACTTACAACTGGAAAATCCCTTCTGCTAAGGAACATTAACAACACAAAACTGGACACAAAGAAACAACATGCTCAAAGTCCAGACGGAGGAACAACCAGACCAGCTGACTGATACTTGAGGAAATAAACACCAAAATGCTTCAAAAGTctggaaggggggggaaaagaatTACTTGATCACGTGAAAGCCCCTCACTTGGATCTTCCAGGCAGGGACAGATAAAACCCCCTGAAGCTTCGCAAATCCTCCTCCCCTTCAGTCCTTCTTTTCTGAAGAACCAAACTGTCCTTTTTTTACTCCCAGCTGTCTCATGCATTCATGAGACAGCCCAACAGCCCAAACTGCCACAGCAAGCAAAAGGGAATCCTTTGTCAAATCCACCCGGAAACCGGGAAACGCTCCACTTACCGCGCTGTTGGCAAAGGTGCCCACGTCTCTGGGCCAGGGGGAGGTCAGCAGGATGTCCACTCCTCTGAAGTTTGGGGTGGATAACAGGGATGTTTTGAGCTCCGCCACGTCCTTGGCGCTGAAGCTGTGGGCGGGAGCCGGCTGCTCCTGCGCCTCCGTGCCGCTCAGGTACGCGATGTGCAGCCCCGAGCAGCCGCTGAACACACCCCGCCGGCCTGCGGGACACGGCACCCTCTGAGCCAGGGACACAGCACCCTCTGAGCCAGGGACACAGCACCCACTGAGCCAGGGACACAGCACCCACTGAGCCAGGGACACAGCACCCACTGAGCCAGGGACACAGCACCCACTGAGCCAGGGACACGGCACCCACTGAGCCAGGGACACAGCACCCACTGAGCCAGGGACACAGCACCCACTGAGCCAGGGACACGGCACCCACTGAGCCAGGGACACAGCACCCTCTGAGCCAGGGACACAGCACCCACTGAGCCAGGGACACAGCACCCACTGAGCCAGGGACACAGCACCCACTGAGCCAGGGACACAGCACCCACTGAGCCAGGGACACAGCACCCTCTGAGCCAGGGACACAGCACCCTCTGAGCCAGGGACACAGCACCCACTGAGCCAGGGACACAGCACCCACTGAGCCAGGGACACGGCACCCTCTGAGCCAGGGACACGGCACCCTCTGAGCCAGGGACACGGCACCCACTGAGCCAGGGACACGGCACCCTCTGAGCCAGGGGCACGGCACCCACTGAGCCAGGGACACAGCACCCATTGAGCCAGGGGCACGGGCACCCACTGAGCCAGGGACACAGGCACCCACTGAGCCAGGGACACGGGCACCCACTGAGCCAGGGACACAGCCACCCACTGAGCCAGGGACACGGGCACCCACTGAGCCAGGGACAAAGCCACCCACTGAGCCAGGGGAATGGGCACCCACTGAGCCAGGGGCATGGCACCCACTGAGCCAGGGGCATGGCACCCACTGAGCCAGGGGCACGGGCACCCACTGAGCCAGGGGCATGGCACCCACTGAGCCAGGGGAACAGCCACCCACTGATCCAGGGGAATAGCCACCCACTGAGCCAGGGGCACAGGGCCAGGCCCAGCACTCCTGACACACTGACACTGCCCTCACAGGCAGCTCGTCTTCTCTGCCCAGAGTGAAGTCGCTGTTTAGCTCAAACCCAACCCTGACGACAACAGAGCTGCTCAGACAACCCtcatcttctctctcctccctgaaACAGCTCTTCAGTCAACCCcaccttttctcctccctgaaACAGCTCTTCAGTCAACCccaccttttcttctccctgaaaCAGCTCTTCAGTCAACCccaccttttcttctccctgaagCAGCTGCTCAGACAACCTCCATGTTCTGTACTCCCTGAAACAGCTGCTCAGACAATCCCCATCTTCGCTCCCTGAAACATCTGTTCAGACAAccctctgtcttctctctgctccctcttATCTTGCTTCCCCAAAAATCCACCCAAAAGCTTGATATGAAGGCTGAGTGAAAAAAGCCAATGCAGGTCCAACTGCTTGTTAGATTGTTGGTCAGTGGTTTTTCCTTTTAGCTTTGGTACAGTTTCATAACCTTCAGTTGACACTTGTAGCAGAGGTAACACAGCAAAATCATATTCAAGGACAAAACCTTCCCCacacagagagagggaagaagatgCCCTCAAAGAACAGCCTCTTTCAACCACTGTTCCTTTTGGTTGGCAAGTGCAGTgtcagaggaacaaaaaaacccaaaataagcaaggttttctttcacattttacaCAGATTGTATTGAGTTCAACTCCAGTCTgaactacaggaaaaaaaacgCCACCTTGAAACTTCCAGAAAAACGAAGATATTGAATGGGAAGATCAGAAAACACTTGTGAAAGCCTCAGGAGGCAAATGTAGCTCCCTGATCCCAAAGCCCCTGCAGCCTTACCCAGGTAAGTGATGTTCTCAGCCAGCTCACAGCCACTGACGTCCGGAAAATAGCTCAGGGTGTCCTGGTTGTTGGCACCCAGCACGTAGGTTGGGATTGGAGCTGAGGGAGAAAACTTCCTGCAGTCAGTCAGCTTTACTTCCAGTGCCCCAGCAGAGGTCCAGCCCACACTTCCCAGGAATGACAGCAGGAAAGCCTGTCCAGCCAgaccccccagcccacccttgCAATGCTAAGGAGCACCAAGTGCAGGACAAGGAACCTTCCTGCAGAACAAGTCCCCAGACCTGGAGttcccacagctgcaggcagagcacaaCCTCTGCTCTAACTACAACTGCCTCCCCTGCCTATGTAAGATTAGCTCCAAAATGATCCACAGCCCTAAAAACAGGGACATTCCCCAGGCCATGCTGACAAACCCCAGAGTACAGAGGCAGTGAAATCCACACAAGGGAGTTTTGGTTCCAAACGaacccctctgtccctgctgtgtggGGTTTCCCTGCTGAGGTGTGACTGATCTGACACCACCGCTGCTCCTGCACTCCACAGCGGGCTGGGAAGCAGTGCCAGCATCCCGAGGGGCACCACCCTCCCTCCTTACCTTTCTTGGCCCCCGTGCGGTACTCGGCCCATTCCGCCTCTGAGGAAGAGCCGAAGAAATTCCCGACACACAGGAGCATCTGAAAACACCGGGAAAAGCAACCTTTGCCGTTGGAGCGTAGATAGAACACACACAACGCTTCGCTGTACTGTCACAACACTGTGGCTGCGACTGTCCCAGCCCCGCCATCCCGGCAAGGCAACGGGAACCCCCCGGGAATGGGGACCCCCCGAGTCTCGCCAGCCCCCCGGGCCTTACGTCGAAGCGGCCGCTCTTGGCCTGGATGGCGCGGACCCGCCCGAAGATGGTCTCCAGCCGCCCCTCCACGTCGCCACACGCCAGCCTGCGGGACACCGCGCGTCAGCTTCAGCGGCCTCCTCCCCCGCGGCCacccccgtcccgtcccgtcccgtcccgtcccgtcccgtcccgtcccatcCCGTTCACTCACACGCGCAGCGGCGCCGCCATCGCGGAGATGCCCGACCGGAACCTCCCGCCACTTCCGGGTGCTCCCCCTCAAGGTTCCGCCGCCTCCCGGTGCGCCGCCCAAAGCGCTCCGGCGGCGCCGACGAAATCTCGTCAAAAACAGCGGGAATGACCGGGAAATGGTAAATCCCGGTGTCCGCAGGGAAGCGCGGGTGAGCCCAGCCTGCCCCCGGGGACCCTCGGGTGTCAGAGGGATGCGAAGGGCACGGCCGGCTGGAGTGGGACGGGAAGACTTTTTGCTGGAAGTGCCAAAGCGAGCTGAGCCAGCCAGAGTTTCCTCGGGTGAAAAGGCAAAatcccagtggaaaaaaaaatcggAAGAATGAAATGAAGTATTTTCTATTTAACACCCTTTGTTACTGTGTCTTTCTCGTGCGGCGTTAGTGCTGTAGGCGGCGTTAGCATTGAAATGTGGAAAGTGCGTGAAGAAGAGGTGATCTGGTAAGGGAGGGGTCGGTGTCAGAACCGGCTGAAATGATCACTGCAGGTGATTATTTACACTGAGCTactattataataattattatatgCTTATTATACATATtgagatatattttaatatttatttttattcttatactattattattattattattattattattacaacCACTTAACGAAGTGAACACTGACACCAGCAGAGCTCTCCAGTAATGTTGGACAACAGcttttataatatatttataatgctttataaataataatgcCTTATAAACAAATAATACCTtacaaaggtatttttaaattaactttttagatatttttatgaATGTTCTACAATGTTACTGTCTGCATTCTCTAACCCAGAGCTGAAATCTGAGGTGATGATGCTGGGGTTTATTCCCTCCGTGGTATCCGGAGTGAAACGTTCTACATTTCAACAGTCacaagaaatgtaaaataacaacttttattttaagcttcTGCCTCTCTGAACCATTCAATGTGCGTATGCTGCTTGTGTGGCATTTAATTATAGAGCTcgtgagggtttttttggatatGTACAAACACTTTCCTGTTGTCACATAGGGCACagcctggaaggaaaaaaatgtgtgaagtGTCaaccttccactatcccaggttgctccaagccccgtccaacctgaccttggacacttccagggatggggcaccttTGCCAGGACCTCAACACTCCAAAGAGCCAGCAAAGGTGCTTGTTTTACAGCGGGGCCGAGCGGGAGCCCCTTTTCCCCGTTTCCCTGGCGGTAACTGCACCCAGGCGCTCCGGGCCGTCGCTCGCACGCGGCGGGCACGGGCCGGGGGCTCCGCTCACCGGCGGCTCCGAGGGCACCCGAACACGCCGCGAACGCTGCGCCTCGCTCCATCCCACCCCGCTCCGCCGAGCGGCTCCAGCAGGTCATGAACGCTGACCCACCGCAAAGGGCTCactcccatccccatccctacCCCCAACCCGAGGGCTCCACGGGGCGGGGACGCCCCTCAGCCACCTCCCCTCATCATGGCGGCACCGCCCCGCGTCATGGCGACCCTTCCGCCTCCCCTCGGCGCCGCGGCCCCTCGGCCGCCCCTCAgaggcgccgccgccgccccactgccgccgccgccgccgcgtcCCCTCAGCGAGGCAGCCCCTCGGCCTCCCCTCGCCCCGGCGGCCCCACCGCCGCCCCTCCGCggcgccgccgcggccccgccgcctcccgccaACATGGCGGCCCCTCCCCTCAGCGGCACCGCCCCTCAGCCGCCCCTCAAGAtggcggccccgcccctcgTCGGTCCCGCCCGGCGCAGCCGCCGCTCCTCAGCGCGGGCCTGGGGTGGGCGGATCGGGCTGTGCGGCGGCGGTCCCGGCGCGGCGGGATGGCGCTGCCGCAGCAGTGCGAGGCCGTGTTCGGCACGGCGGACCTGTACGGCGCGCTGGGCGTGCGGCGGGAGGCGTCCCCGCAGGAGATCCGCCGCGGGTACCACCGCGCCTCGCTGCGCCTGCACCCCGACCGCGTCCCGGCCGAGCAGAAGGAGGAGGCCACGCGCCGCTTCCAGGTGAgcgcgggaggcggcggcgggaagGCGGGAAAGCGGGCGGGACACCCCGGGTGACCGATCCACCGACCCCCGGGTGACCACCCCACCGCCCCACGAGTGACCGACCCACCGACCCCCCCCGAGTGACTGACCCACCACTCCAGCAAGGGAAGGACCCACTTTCCCGCTCCCGTGGCTGACCCACCACCCCATAGGTGACCGACCCCGAGTGACTGACCCACCCCTCCCTCAAGGGACCGACCCACTGCCCCCCCCCATGACTGACCTGCCACCCGAACTGAGTGACCAGCCCACGGACTCCCGAGTGACTGACAGACTGTCCCCGACTGACCACCACCCTCCCGGGTGACTGACCCACTGACTTTCTCCGGAGTGACCACCCTACCACCCCCTAGGCAGTtgccccactgccccccaaGTGACTGACCCACCAATCCCGAGTGACCGACCCACCGCTCCCCCACCTGCTGCCCCCCAAGAGACCGACCCACTGCCTGCCCCCGAGTGACAGATCACCTGCTCCCCAAGTGACTGACCCACTGCCTGCCCCCGAGTGACGGATCACCCACTCCCTAGTGACTGACCCACTGCCTGCCCCCAAGTGACAGATCACCCACTCCCTAGTGACTGACCCACTGCCTGCCCCCAAGTGACAGATCACCTGCTCCCCAGTGACTGACCCACTGCCTGCCCCCAAGTGACAGATCACCCACTCCCTAGTGACTGACCCACTGCCTGCCCCCAAGTGACAGATCACCTGCTCCCCAGTGACTGACCCACTGCCTGCCCCCAAGTGACAGATCACCTGCTCCCCAGTGACTGACCCACTGCCTGCCCCCAAGTGACAGATCACCCACTCCCCAGTGACTGACCCACTGCCTGCCCCCAAGTGACAGATCACCCACTCCCCAGTGACTGACCCACTGCCTGCCCCCAAGTGACAGATCACCTGCTCCCCAGTGACTGACCAGCCACTCCCCCGAGTGACCGATGCCCCCCAGTGACTGTCCCCTCAATGACCAGCCCCCCCCGTCCCGCAGATCCTGGGCAAGGTGTACGCGGTGCTGAGCGACGCCAAACAACGTGCCCTGTACGACGAGACCGGCACGGTGGATGAGGatgctgaggtgctgcagggagacagggacTGGCTGGAGTACTGGCAGCTGCTCTTCAAGGTGAGAGCGGCACTGGGAGCCGGAAAAACCctccagtgtttctttttttatgtattcTCTCTTAAATCCTTCTGGTGAGCAAGTCCTGTACCTCGTGGAGTTACTCATGTAATCTCTTTGCTCCAGCTCACCGTAAAAGACATCGAGGACTTCCAGAACAGCTACAAAAACTcagaggaagagctggaggaTGTGAAGGCAGCGTACCTGAACTTCAAGGGTGACATGAATCGGATCATGCAGTCCGTGATGTGCGTGGACTACACGGACGAGCCGAGGATCCAGGCAATGATCGAGCGAGCCATCGACTCTGGGGAGCTCCCGTCCTACCAGGCCTTCGTGAGGGagtcaaagcagaaaaagatgTCCAGGAGAAGGCGGGTAGGTTGTGTCAGTTGTTTACCACAACCTTTTTATCTCCCTCGGCAGAAATAAACGACGCTGTTCCCGAGAGGTTTGTCCCGGGATTGCCGAGTTCCACACCTTGCTCAGCGTTCACATTTGCTCACCTGTGTTCATCACAGCCCACCCCAAATTGCTGGGAaacagttttttcctttcttttatttcattattatacACAATGGCTTATTACACATGTCCCTGCATTTATCTACAAAGCTGTGAGTTGTTGgagttaacaaaaaaaacaacaacaactgGTGAAAATACATATTACTTGACTTTTGGCAGGTGTGAAACTGTTCTGGACTAGATAGACTCTTATCCAAACACTTGTAGAGTGTTACATGCACATCATAGTAACCTTTCA
It includes:
- the CWF19L1 gene encoding CWF19-like protein 1, translating into MAAPLRVLACGDVEGRLETIFGRVRAIQAKSGRFDMLLCVGNFFGSSSEAEWAEYRTGAKKAPIPTYVLGANNQDTLSYFPDVSGCELAENITYLGRRGVFSGCSGLHIAYLSGTEAQEQPAPAHSFSAKDVAELKTSLLSTPNFRGVDILLTSPWPRDVGTFANSAGEIDTKKCGSKLVSDLAASLKPRYHFAALEKAYYERLPYRNHTVLQETPQHVTRFIALADVGNTSKKKYLYAFSIVPMSSMDPVELVKQPQDVTENPYRKLRKEAAKARAEEEPARQFFFDLNKHQGKKRPSDGKQGGDSQPKQAKKPPQPTGPCWFCLASPEVEKHLVVSIGTHCYLALAKGGLSPDHVLILPIGHYQSVVDLSSEVLEEVTKYKAALKEFFRSKGKRYVLFERNYRSQHLQLQVIPVPLDLCTSEDIKESFITQAQEQQIELLEIPEHSDISQVAQPGMPYFYVELDTGEKLFHRIRGRFPLQFGRAVLASAAVLALPERADWRQCAAPRPEEEGQARAFRRDFQPFDFSLRD
- the DNAJC9 gene encoding dnaJ homolog subfamily C member 9 — encoded protein: MALPQQCEAVFGTADLYGALGVRREASPQEIRRGYHRASLRLHPDRVPAEQKEEATRRFQILGKVYAVLSDAKQRALYDETGTVDEDAEVLQGDRDWLEYWQLLFKLTVKDIEDFQNSYKNSEEELEDVKAAYLNFKGDMNRIMQSVMCVDYTDEPRIQAMIERAIDSGELPSYQAFVRESKQKKMSRRRRAEKEAKEAKKTKDELGLGEENDLQALIQRRSKDREREMDDFFAQLEAKYGNNAKKGGKKTAAKKRKT